The window CGAATCCCTTTTGTTGGTTCACTTTGGATGGCAAAAGAAAATGACCCTCCAAAGTCCACACGTTATTTAATTCATTCTCTTTAAAAGTAATACTTAAACTCACCAATCAAATTTTAGCTGTTGTAACCAGCCAAAATCAATGTCTTCTACCTAAAAttgcaaaatacaaaaaaaataaaaaaagtgaaagagagaaaataatgtaaaaattgcacagggcgccctatttggtcgcccccatttaacctatacccatttttttttaaacttttaacttatacccaattcttaaataacttcagccccttTTCTCCTCGTTCtgctccttcgttttcttcttctcaaatAAATAGCTGAAATATGCAAACAAGCAAATTGAAAGAAAGGAACTCCATCTCATCACAGCTAGATGCCAACAAGAAGTTCTCTCTGATCAGATACCATATTACTCTATAAAACTTCAGTAAAGTTATCTAAACAAAATCAAAGTACAGAGTATTGTGGAAAAGGATTGAGTAGCCAACACGATCATTATACAATTTCTGTGTAAAACATAGCGCTTATTTTCTGGTTAATATTGTTTAGTCGTTGACGTGAAAACAACGAAACAGAGAAATAATGCACTTGATTTACAAATAGTTAATTGCATTGTCAATACAACAATTGAAAGAAATGGTTGAATGCTAATAGCTGGTGAAGGCTTCATCAATTGGATCAATGGAGAGGAGCAAATCCAACGGCTTCATATAAGAGTTAATTTTATccaagcttcagctctagagctgaagtttcccagtcACAACAcagaaacttcagctctagagctgaagttcgctagtcacaaaacaaaaacttcagctctagagctgaacttcaggcccgactactagaatgctgaagttttgcgtgattgcctttgctacttcagccccgtgtgCTAAAGTTATGCGAAGAAGCGGGtacacttgcaattttttttgcaaagcgggcacaaatTAAAATGTTACACAAAagtgggtatagatgcaaataccCCGAAAATAATACACAAACAAAAAGGACCAATGAGCTTTTGTCCAACTTCAAATTATTTCTAGCTTCCCacttttctttgttccttttctCAATTTATTGTGTGGCAGAGTGAAAGCTGAATAATTCCAGTGGCACCAAAAGTTCAACTCCTCCTCTTTGCAAATTGAGaacctctcccccccccccccccaaaaaaaaaaaagaaaaaaaaaagaaaaataaaacccCTCAAGTGGTTACTTTTTAGTCCCTATAAATTCAACCTTGCCCCTTTCACTTCTCTTTCATGTTCTATCCATTCTCTACCTTCCCTTTCTCCAtccttgtttttttttattatttcatttttaccTTCAATTTGCCACCCTCATAAGCTTTATCACCTAGGTACATTTTAGAAACCAAACATGGCTCAATGACTTAGAAAATTTTTTATCCTCATTTAAGCATATGAATTTCTCAACACTCAAAAAATTTCACATTTCTAGTTTCTAGTTAAAAGTAGACCAAATCCTCTGTTTTCCCctgttcttttatttttgcatatTGTTGTAAAACAACATGACCTCAACTTCCACTCTATATCAAGGTCTTCAATCTTGTCTAGAGCCTACACTTGTTGAACCACGTGTCCTAATGAACAAATTGCCTCCTCCTATATCGAATTTCCCACAATCTACCACATTGCTTCAAATGTCTAAAATATCTCCACAAGAAGCAGAAACTGAAGAAGAAAATGGGCTTAGTTTCAatgagttgcaaaatcaacatGAAAATAGTGACGTGTCTCGTGGCTGGAGCTTCATACACGAACTGGAAAATCCATGTGAACACCCGAAAAAAGGCGATGAAGAAGTTTATGTTCATCCTATGGTGAAGTCCTCTTCTCTCAATACAAAGAGTTTGGAAATGTGCACTGAAAGCTTAGGGAGCGAAACGGGCAGTGACATTAGTGAAAGCATGGAAGAATTCTCTCCTAATTTCATGTCCACGAATTTTCCACGATCAAAAAGTCGAGAATTCACGAAACAATTCAACAGGACAAGTAGTTTTCCACCTCCTCTAACATCAATGAGTGGGAATGAAGGTGTTCAAGTTAGACCTCATCGGGAAGGTGGTCGTTTAGTATTAAAAGCAGTGAAAATCTATTCTTATTTGCAAGCTGAACGTGCCCATGGTAGGCTTAGGCTCTCCTTGTTAAGACATGAAGAATGTAgcattggagaagaagaagatgatgatgaaaatAGTGGTGAAGAAAATCATGAAATTTGTAGTAGAAAATTAGGAAGTCATGATATTGGGATAGGAGAGTATGCAAGAGCAAGTAGGTGCAAAGCAAGTGAGAGTAGGAATAAAGGGATTCCAAGCTGGGAGCCATTTTGGGTGGCTATTTCCTAAATGCTACTACATTACTCtcctattactattatttatcGAGACCTCGCCTATTGTTGCTACTATATTAATATTatgtttttctcatttttagttTTTTAACTTGATTATGTAACCGGTAGTTATTATGGTTATTGGACATGCGATCCAATTTACTCTATTGTTAATTGGAACACGTCTATAACTTTTTATTACAACTTCTATTGTATGAGTTGCAACCATGTGAGGACACTGACCAAGCAACAATATTATTATAGTATTTCATATTTCTGTCATCACGAACCAACTACCATAACTGCAATGCATGAATGTGgtggtttttcttctttttttgggggtgggggtgggggtttGATATTATCATAGGTTTTTTCTTAATGCATCCAATATTCGACATCATTGGTCCGAGTAATTCAGACTCGCACTGCATAGGGTTTATTGAAGGGAAATTACTTCCTATTAGGAATTTGTTTatttccaaaactcgaaattaaGGACCGAAGGGATTCTATCTAATACCCACCACACTTTTTAGGGTAAAATTATCGATGGTCTCATCCACATGAAAATAGCATATTCCATCTAACAATTGGTTCTAATAACTGTTTCAAACATGGGAAAAGGGGAAGAGGGCCCTTTTTGTTACTTGTTATAATCATGAAGATTGTACTAAGATGACTTTTCCCCCAACCCTTCATCTTTGCATTCAAAATCTCAACATCAAAGATCACAGCTAATGGCGTCACTTTTCCATCACTGATCAATAATATCTGTGAATATATCACATGCATGTCCATTGGTCCATTACCACTATAGTACTCAATAGGGAGCTAATTTGGGACAGGAAGCTAAAACATATATAGCAGCAATGTCCCCCATGGCTAATGGAAGTGGGGTTTTGTACTATTGGTGTGTACGTAAGCCTTGTAACTGTCATTTCTTAGACTGGCATCATATGCTGATGGCAAAATATCACATGTCCATGTGCCCTAAACATTCGATACCTATTAGGGTTTTGATAAACTTTGGACGGTGCAGGTAGAAAAGGAGTTCAATTGAATCCCCTTTGTTGAAAACTTATTCTTCTCGGACAATTCAAATATGCCATCAGTTGCATGCCGGATAAGTAATGCTTTTTGGAGGACCCAACATGGAGTTAACAGCATATTTGAAGAGTACAAATGATATATTTGAAAACTATACTGCAGATAAAGTAAACATAAAAAATTTCATATGTAAATTGTTGAATTCTCCGTGTGGACGCTATTGTGGCTCAAAAAAAGTGCTTCAGCGTGCAGGTTTGAATGTATGCCACTCTTAGCATTCCTGGCTCCTGTGCAGGCAGGGGTGGACGTAAGCTAGAAGTTAGCCAGTGTCTTTAGTTCAAATCCTGTATATATGTTTAAAAATCtaccaaaataaataaaagtaaaagatttCGAACTTTGTAAATCAAATGGGTTAGATAGAATTTCGAACTCGACTCCATAAGTTGAATTCTAAATCCGGTTTTTGTGGATGTGGTCCCAGAGGAAGAAGCACTAGGGTTGTTACTAGTACAAGAAGTTAGGAACTAAAATGAGACTGTTACCTTAGAAATGGATGTGAATGTACAATGGACCATTAAAGGGCAAAGGAAGAAATGCTCCATATCTTTGGAAAGAGCACCTAAATGGCCGAGCGTGGACTCAAGCCTTCCATTCATTAAGGTTCCCTTTGATAGAGAAAGGAAAGCTAAAGTTACCGCGAAGAGGAATATGCCTTAGTAAATATACTGACATACAACAAACAGTCCTGTACAAAATCTAGACGCCAATATCAGCATCTCTGCCTAATGGTATCTCTGTTTATTTCGTTATGCAAAAGAAAACGTTATTTCAGTATATAAAATGGGCTGGCTTCTCCTTTATTGGATAATTACTTCTTTAACATAGTTAAGTTCGCACTTTTCGTGAGATATTTTGATCTCAAATTTCACATCAAAGGTTTATTTAAGGTAAACTAACGGATTTTCATGATACAAAACTCTCGACAAATTAAATTAACAGTTGATCAGCACACAATTAGGTCATGTCTCTCATCATTTGTATGTATGCTTAATTACTTTGTAAATGATACCTAATTTAGAAATAATTAACTAGCTTTAATAAGGGACCCcatattatggtcatgtgatcAGTCTCCAGGCGTTCATATGGTTAGGCAGAGGTTTCCATCCTATACCAGAAAAGACGAAGGGACCAATAACAATTAAGTGGTCCATCTACCAGTACCAGCTCTATATTTATtagatttaaattatatatattgacaatatttttttttaaaaata is drawn from Nicotiana tabacum cultivar K326 chromosome 22, ASM71507v2, whole genome shotgun sequence and contains these coding sequences:
- the LOC107799436 gene encoding protein FANTASTIC FOUR 2 — protein: MTSTSTLYQGLQSCLEPTLVEPRVLMNKLPPPISNFPQSTTLLQMSKISPQEAETEEENGLSFNELQNQHENSDVSRGWSFIHELENPCEHPKKGDEEVYVHPMVKSSSLNTKSLEMCTESLGSETGSDISESMEEFSPNFMSTNFPRSKSREFTKQFNRTSSFPPPLTSMSGNEGVQVRPHREGGRLVLKAVKIYSYLQAERAHGRLRLSLLRHEECSIGEEEDDDENSGEENHEICSRKLGSHDIGIGEYARASRCKASESRNKGIPSWEPFWVAIS